ACAAAATCTTCTTTAGTATGTAACTCTTGTCCACCAAATNNNNNNNNNNTAATAGCAGGTGGAGATATTATTGATTCATCAATTGATGGCATAGAACATAATATTCAACCACTAAAAACAATTGAAGCTCCCATGCGTAAATTTGCAGTACTTGGCAACCATGAGTTTTATAGAGGTGTAGATAGATGCCAAACACAGCTTGAAAAAGTTGGTTTTTTTCTCTTGAGAAACAAATGTATTAAAATCAATAACTTCTTAAGCATAGCAGGTATAGACGATGAAACTATAACAGATAAAGAAAACTCCGATATTTTAAACAATTGCGACAAAAAAACATTTATTATTTTTGTCAAACACAGACCACTAATAAAAGAAAAAGATTTTAATTTATTTGATTTGGCTTTATGCGGACATACGCATGCTGGTCAAATGTTTCCATTTACACTTATAACAAAAGCATTTTATCGCAATAGAGATTTTGGATACTTTAAAATAAATGGTTCGCATTTAATTGTAAGCAGTGGCGTTGGCACATGGGGACCACCATTTAGAATTTTTTCTAAATCTGAAATTGTTGTAATTAATATATCATCCTGAGCAAAACGAAGAGTCTACTTTTAAGAAAAATAATTAATCTTTTGCTACTATAAAATAATCCTTAACTATGGAACTTACTACGTTTTGAGCATACATTTGCGCTTGTTGCTGACTATCAAATATACCAACTCTTACTCTATAATAAGTTTCTCTTCCTGTATAAAAACTACTTATATAAACTAGATTGAAATAGCGAGATAGATAGTTTCTGTAATCAAAAGCATTTTTAAAAT
The sequence above is drawn from the Desulfurella sp. genome and encodes:
- a CDS encoding metallophosphoesterase, producing IAGGDIIDSSIDGIEHNIQPLKTIEAPMRKFAVLGNHEFYRGVDRCQTQLEKVGFFLLRNKCIKINNFLSIAGIDDETITDKENSDILNNCDKKTFIIFVKHRPLIKEKDFNLFDLALCGHTHAGQMFPFTLITKAFYRNRDFGYFKINGSHLIVSSGVGTWGPPFRIFSKSEIVVINISS